The Mercurialis annua linkage group LG2, ddMerAnnu1.2, whole genome shotgun sequence genome contains a region encoding:
- the LOC126669372 gene encoding ATP synthase subunit alpha, mitochondrial gives MEFSPRAAELTTLLESRITNYYTNFQVDEIGRVVSVGDGIARVYGLNEIQAGEMVEFASSVKGIALNLENENVGNVVFGSDTAIKEGDLVKRTGSIVDVPAGKAMLGRVVDALGVPIDGRGALSDHERRRVEVKAPGIIERKSVHEPMQTGLKAVDSLVPIGRGQRELIIGDRQTGKTAIAIDTILNQKQMNSRATSESETLYCVYVAIGQKRSTVAQLVQILSEANALEYSILVAATASDPAPLQSLAPYSGCAMGEYFHDNGMHALIIYDDLSKQAVAYRQMSLLLRRPPGREAFPGDVFYLHSRLLERAAKRSDQTGAGSLTALPVIETQAGDVSAYIPTNVIPITDGQICLETELFYRGIRPAINVGLSVSRVGSAAQLKAMKQVCGSSKLELAQYREVAAFAQFGSDLDAATQALLNRGARLTEVPKQPQYAPLPIEKQILVIYAAVNGFCDRMPLDRISQYERAIPSSIKPELLKSLLEKGGLTNERKMEPDAFLKESALPFL, from the coding sequence atGGAATTTTCTCCCAGAGCTGCGGAACTAACAACTCTATTAGAAAGTAGAATTACCAACTATTACACAAATTTTCAAGTGGATGAGATCGGTCGAGTGGTCTCAGTTGGAGATGGGATTGCACGTGTTTATGGATTGAACGAGATTCAAGCTGGGGAAATGGTTGAATTTGCCAGCAGTGTGAAAGGAATAGCGTTGAATCTTGAGAATGAAAATGTAGGGAATGTTGTCTTTGGTAGTGATACCGCTATTAAAGAAGGAGATCTTGTCAAGCGCACTGGATCTATTGTGGATGTTCCTGCGGGAAAGGCTATGCTAGGACGTGTGGTCGACGCGTTGGGAGTACCTATTGATGGAAGAGGGGCTCTAAGCGATCACGAGCGAAGACGTGTCGAAGTTAAAGCCCCTGGGATTATTGAACGTAAATCTGTGCACGAGCCTATGCAAACAGGGTTAAAAGCGGTAGATAGCTTGGTTCCTATAGGCCGTGGTCAACGAGAACTTATAATCGGGGACCGACAAACTGGAAAAACAGCTATTGCTATCGATACCATATTAAACCAAAAGCAAATGAACTCAAGGGCCACCTCTGAGAGTGAGACATTATATTGTGTCTATGTAGCGATTGGACAGAAACGCTCAACTGTGGCACAATTAGTTCAAATTCTTTCAGAAGCGAATGCTTTAGAATATTCCATTCTTGTAGCAGCTACCGCCTCGGATCCTGCTCCTCTGCAATCTCTGGCCCCATATTCTGGGTGTGCCATGGGGGAATATTTCCACGATAATGGAATGCACGCATTAATAATCTATGATGATCTTAGTAAACAGGCCGTGGCATATCGACAAATGTCATTATTGTTACGCCGACCACCAGGCCGTGAGGCTTTCCCAGGCGATGTTTTCTATTTACATTCCCGTCTCTTAGAAAGAGCCGCTAAACGATCGGACCAGACAGGTGCAGGTAGCTTGACCGCCTTACCCGTCATTGAAACACAAGCTGGAGACGTATCGGCCTATATTCCTACCAATGTGATCCCCATTACTGATGGACAAATCTGTTTGGAAACAGAGCTTTTTTATCGCGGAATTAGACCTGCTATTAACGTCGGCTTGTCTGTCAGTCGCGTCGGGTCTGCCGCTCAGTTGAAAGCTATGAAACAAGTCTGTGGTAGTTCAAAACTTGAATTGGCACAATATCGCGAAGTGGCCGCCTTTGCTCAATTTGGCTCAGACCTTGATGCTGCGACTCAGGCATTACTCAATAGAGGCGCAAGGCTTACAGAAGTACCGAAACAACCACAATATGCACCACTTccaattgaaaaacaaattcTAGTCATTTATGCAGCTGTCAATGGATTCTGTGATCGAATGCCACTAGACAGAATTTCTCAATATGAGAGAGCCATTCCAAGTAGTATAAAACCAGAATTACTTAAATCCCTTTTAGAAAAAGGTGGGTTAACTAACGAAAGAAAGATGGAACCAGATGCATTCTTAAAAGAAAGCGCTTTGCCTTTCCTATGA